CGAGAAGTTGCCGCTCGAGATTCGACCGGTCGTGAGACTCCATGGCGACGATATCGATATCGAGATTCTGCGGACACACGAGCGAACCGATTTCGGTCGGTACGTCATGGGCGGTGTCAGCGCCAAACTCGTTTGAACGTCCACGGTGCCAGTGATGTGGGTACGTGAACCAGGCCCCGAGGTCGTCCCCGATTCCTGCATGGACTGCGTGCTCGCGACCAGCGCAAGAGCGATTGGAGTGGAGAGCCACACCTTTTGACCTCGCGCCTCGAAGGACTCGTATGGCAGATATTCGCTCGGTACGGATGAGCGATGACGAACGGAGCGAATTCTTGGGCTGCGGTGGGACGGGTATAATCTCGTTCGATACCCTGGACGAAGACCCGCCGTATTCCCGTCCGGTGTCGTATGGGTACGACACAGAGACGAGGAACTTCTACTTCCGGTTCGCCGTTGGGCCCGACGACGCCGGAAAGGCAGATATCGTAGACGAAGAGAGGATGATATCGTTCGTCACGTACGACCAGACGGACAGTGGTTGGCGAAGCGTCATCGCCACGGGGAGACTGGAAGAAATCACGAAATCGGCACTCGATCCATCTGTCGCCGAGGCGATGGAACGGATAACCATCCCGTTCGTGGACGTGTACGACAGTCATCCACTTACCTTGGAGTTCCGATTCTTCCGACTTACCCCCGACGAAGTCACAGGGAAACAAGAAGCAGGCACCGTGGACTGAGTGGTGTGACGTCGTGTTCCGTGGTTATCTCCGTGCTGTGGTCGGAGGCCAGTCACGTGCATCATCGAGTATGTCGTCCGCTTCGCCCGAGCCGCTTCGTGGTATCTCTCGAGCTGAGCCTGAGAGAGCGATCCGTCGGTCTCCCACGCACCGTGTGGTGTCATACCAGAGAGAACCGTGATCCGGTCCTCAGGAGATGTCGTTACCGCGTACGCCAAGCCCTCCAGAGCCTTCGGCGATCCGTCCGCGGGGACGAGGCACACGACGGGAATCGTTCACCAGCCGGGTTTCGTTCACCCCTTGAATCGTTCACACCGAATAACGCTATGTCGTAGTATCACAAAGCGTCGTCCGGGTGCGATCCCATGGCCGCAACGAAACCATTCGAGCACAAACAGATGATAGAACGGTATCTCACGGCGTTCAACGAGCAAGACGTGGACGCCTTACCGGAGGTAGTGACTGAGGATGTTCTTGTTCAGGGGTTGATCGGTGCCGATGGAGACGTGAACGGTATCGAGGAGTACGAAGCATGGTGGAGAGAAACGTTGTCTGGTCTCCCTGATGCCCGTATCGAAATAGATGATTACTTCGAGTCTGGGGACAGGGCTGCCGCTCGCTGGACCTTCACCGGAACGCACGAAAGGGCCCTCTTTGAAATTCCGGCGACGAACCGGGCCTTCGAGATTACAGGCTTTGCGCTCTTCAGGATAGAAGACGGGAAGATCGCCGAAAAGAGGTATCAACAAGACGACCTCGGCATGCTCCAACAACTCGGCGTCATCGAGGAGAGCTAACAGTTTCCCGAACATCCTCCTCGACAGAGAAACAAGGCGAGTGCCTCGGGGTCGTACAGAAATCTTCGATTTCCGTGATGACGAGAGACGCAGTCTCTCGAACCACTTGACGCCGAGGCGGTTCACGACTCAATGGTGTCGTTGTACGAACCACCGTTGGACGGGGGGAGGAAACGAGACAACGTGTCGTGTCGACCTCCGCGTGGACGCGAGTGGATGTGTTCGTAACTCGCTTGAAACGACACAGCACCGATCGAGCCGGCCCGTCAGTCACAAGCTGGCCGTCGCAGAGCGCAACCGATGGCTCCGACCCAGAGAGAAACAGACGCGGGAGCGTCAGGAGAAGTCGATTTCGGTGTGCACGTTCTCCATGATCGAGTCGAGGTTGACGTTGCTCGACAGGATGTTCTCGAGCGACGCGCGGTCGGCGGTGCTGAACTCCTCGGCAGTGAAAATACCGTTATCGAACAGGTTCCGACGATTGGTTGTCCCGATGCCGCTGATATTCTCGAAGCCGGTGCCGGCCACGGTGAGAGTCGGCGGCGAGTCGGCATCCCGGGGTGGAGTCGCCTCGAGGATGGTTCCGGGTTCAGCATCGGCCTCCGAGAGCGGACGGTAGTTCACCGTGACGTCGTCGTACCGAGAATAGAGTTCGCCGGCAACCGAGGCGGCCGGGCGGCCTACGTAGCTCTCGGGGTCGAACTCCTCGAAATCCGTGATGGGACTGACGGCGAACTCCGTCCGATCCACCCGATTTCCAGAGAGGTCCGGCTGTAGCAGCGACACGACGAACTGCCCAGGCGTGAGCACCTCGACGATGGTTTCCTCGACGACGTTCAGGTTCGCATCACCCTCGACCACCAGGGTGGGAGTCCGCTGTGAAGAGACTGCGCCGGTGTCGAACCGGAGCGTCACTGTCGCGTCGGACCCTTTCGTCAGCTCCGCTTCGAGGAGGTACTGCTCCGGCCCGCCGAGACGGACACCGACGCTCGTGGTGTCGCGGAAGTTCACATCGAACGTCGTCGTAGCACCGTTGACGATGGTCGCAGCCGGCCCTAACGAGGCCGTCTCGGCGGCCCGAATCGTCACCGTCGCCGAGTCCACCTCACCTCCGGACGGGTCGCCACGGCTGACTGACACGGCGTACTCGCCTGCGTCGAGTGCCGACCCCCCGGGCTGCTGGCCAACCGTGAGAGTCGCGTCGCCGCCGACGGTAAGACGGTCCGAAGCCGACTCGACAGCACCGGTATCGAGTTTCAACGTGACGGTCGACGCGGTCCCCTTCGTCAGCGTCGCTTCGATGAGCCGGAGACCGTTTTCGTCCTCCACGACGAAGCCGAGGGTCGCGGCGTCGCCGAAACCGACATCGAACGACGCCGTCCCGCCGTCGGCGACGACCACCTCAGTCGGATCGAGCGTCGGGTCGACCGGCCGTGCACCGCCGCGCGGCTCGATGGCGTCTTCGATAATCCGGCGCTCCACCTCCGTGCCGCCGGGGAGCGTCATCGTTTCGTCGGTCGAGCGTTCGAGCCACGCGGCCGTCTCACAGAGCTGGTCTTGAGCGACTGCCAGTTCGGCGGGCGTCTCGTACGCCTCGGGAAGGTCGTCTCGGGGCCGGCCGCTGTCGGTCCGCGGGAGCAGTCCCAGGAGCCGCTCCATGGCCTGCTGGTAGTCGGCGAGGCTCCGGTCGGTCACCAGTTCGCTGCCGTACTCCTCCAGTACCAGCAACAGTCGGCGCTCCATGCGTGCGAGGTCGAGGACGGCCACGGCGAACGCCCGGCTGTCGGCGAACTCGCGTGCGTCGAGGGCGTCGCGTGCCCGGAGGATGATTTCGACCGCGCGGTCGACGACTTCGCCCGCGGCGTCCCCCTCGCCGGAGTCCTCGGCGTACGTCTCGGCCACGTCGTAGAACGCCTCGATGGTGTACTTGAGACATTTGTCGCGGACGTACTCCTGGAGTCCCGGCCCGACCTGGAGGTCGACGGCTCCCTCGCCGGGAATCGGGTCGCTCACGACGCTGCCGTCTACCGACCGGAGTTCGACGTCGCCGTCGACCGGTTCGACCTCGTCGACCGTCGCGACGACGTCGTGCGGGTTGCCGAAGTCCGTCACGTGGTCGACGAGCCCCGCGTGGAGCATCTCGTTGGTGTAGACGTACGGTCTGGGCTCCGGGTCGTCCGTCGCCGGTGCCCAGCTCCCGTCGCTCTGTTCGGTGAACGTGCCGAGAAATATCCGGTCTTCTGTCGCGGTCTGGCTCTCTAGCACGGACTGACACGTTCGAATCCGGCCCTCGTCGTTCGTCGCCGCGTGGTACGACCGCGAGAGCTCGTGGAGGACGTCGTCGCCGGGGGCGACCTGGTCGTCGTCGCCCGTCGCTCTGACCTTGTCGAGCGTCGGCAGTTCCACGCGGTCGACGGGAACGGGTTTCTGTGCTCCCGGCGGGGTCGACTCGAACGTCACTCGGTAGGTCTGCCTGAGTCGGTTGTACTCACACTCGTCCCCGCAGGCGTCCTCGGAGCCAGTCACCGGAACGGACTCCGTCTTGCACGTCGCGTGCGCGATGTAGACGGAAACCTGGCCGCCGCCCGCCGTTCCGGCGGGGATGTCGATCCGCTCTTGAGCTTCGACGACGATCTGTCGACCGCAGCCGTCGACGGCCACACCCGGGTCGACGACCGCCGTCGGCGAGCCGCTGTCGTCTGTCGCCGCCTCCACGTCGACGTCGAGCCCGCAGACGATGCCCACGCCAGTGACGTACCGACTGTGGGTGTGCATGCGTCCCGCGTGGTACTGCTGTTCGGTCCGCATGTCACGGGCGGTCATCAGCTTCCCGTGGAAGTAGCGGTTCCGCTCGAACTGACGGAGCCTGCAGTCGAACCGGTCCATTCCCCTCGCGTTTGTGGTGTCTGAGTCGTTCATCGTGGTCTCCCGTTGGTCGTGCTGTTCAGTCGATCCGTGCGTCGCGGTCGAGGCGGGCCTTCACGTCGAACTGGCCGGTCGCCTCCCGTTCGGTCAGCATCGTGTTCTGCCCGAGCGTCGCCTCTTCGACGGTGAAATCACGCTCGGCGAGCGTGCTGTTGACCCCCAGGTACGTGTGGTAACCCCTCGTCGGCGGATCGTCGTCGGTTTCGCCGCCCGCCAGCCGCACCCAGGGTCGGAGATGGACCGTCCGTCCGGTCGCGTGCGCCGGCTGCTGTGCGTCGACGATCCGCTCGACCGTCCGAACCCGTTCGTCGTCGAGGCCCGGGCGGAGGAGCACCAGGAACCCTTCGGGACAGCTGAGAAGTCGCGAGTACAGCGCTTCGACCGCCGGTGAGTCGATACACCGCAGGTCGCTGTACTCGACGAGGTAGACGGCCTTCCGCGCCGTCGTTCCCTGCCTGTCGGCCGCGATGGGGTCACCGAGCGCTCGCCCCCCGTCGTCGCGCTGCTCGCTGCCGCCCCCCGTCGCACCCCCCGTCTCCACCTGCGCGTCCACACGGGGGGCGGCGTCGACGGACGAGCCCGAAGCACCCGACCCAGCACCCGGCCCTGAACTGGACGTCGCCACGTCGAACCGGGCCGCGTCGGCCGCCGTCTGGTGACGACCCACAGCGCCAGCTCGTCTGTGTGTCGACCCGCCGGCCGGCGCCGAACTGTTGGCGAGGTAGAGTCGAACCATCGCCAGCAACCCCTCTGCGGTTCCCCGTTTCTTGTACAGCGCCGGCGCGTGCCCGACCAGTTCGCGTCTGGCCGCCGTCGGCCAGGTGGCGTCGGCTTCGGTCGCGAGCCACTCGCCGAGCCATGGCAGATGCGCCGCGGGGACGCCCGTCGGATCGATGTACCGGCTCGTCCGCCCGATTTCCTCCTCGATGTCGACGAACGTGCTCTCGAACAACGAGAGGTAGCGTTCGAGGAACGCTGCGCTCTGCTCGTCTTTCCGAAAGACGTCCGGCAGGTGCCGGAGGTACGACTGCCGGGGGAAGTACGCTCGAAACCGTCGCACCTGGGGCGAGGAGAACTCGTTACCGACGAGTTCGAGCCGCACCCACAGATACCGCCCCTCGGCGTCGTCGAGGAGTGCGTCCTCGGGACTGGCGTGACCGAGGGCGCGCCAGTCCAGACGGCTCGTGTCGACGTCGACCCGGAGTGCGTCTCTCGCGCGCTCTGCGAGCGTCGCTGCCGTGGCGAGTGACGTCGGTCGGCCACTGGCAGTGAGGGCGGCGGCGAGCGCACCTGGCTCTGCGTCGGCCAGTTCGCCGAGCGTCGACACACCCGCGTCGCGGAGGTGGTCGGCGGCCGTCGCGCCGATACCGTCGGCGGTTTCGAGCGTCGCAGTCGGGGCCGCACCCGCGGCGGGTTGCCACTCGTCGTCGGTCGCCGCGTACTGCAGCCGGACCTGTGTCCGTGAGTCACCGGGGTCGACGTCCATCGTCACCCGGTGCCACTCTGTCTCGCACTCGCCCGCGTCGAACCGTCCGACGAGCGTCGCGTCGTATCGCCCGGTGTCACCGTTCCGTCGCGACTGAGAGGCGGCGTCGAGTCGGTGGAGCCGACGCGCTCCGTCGACGACGTAGAGGGCCGGGGGCCCGCCGCTGGGACCCGGCCGACCGGTCTGGAGGGCGACGCTAGTCGTGGTGAAACTCGGGAGGCGCTCGAACGCTCCGTCGTGCGCCCGGTAGCGGAACAGGGTCGGCTCCCCCGGCGCATCGCTCCCGACGCCGACGACGAGTTCGCCCGCGTCGATACTCTCCAGACACGAGGGGACGACAGCGTCACCCGTCGCCCGCGTGCGAAACTCGCCTGGCGGTACCGACGGCTCGTCGGGCGTCGTCGTGCCCGTCAGAATTGGGGGCGGGAACAGGAAGACGGCCGGCCCATCGGCCGTTCGACAGAGGACGGAAACGTTGCCCGCGGTGTCTGCAGCGGCGTCAACCGGCTCTAACAGACCCCGCACGACCGTCCGGGTCTCGCCGCCGCCAGCCAGTTCGACCAACCGACCGGTGGTAGACGCAGCCCCGGTTCCAGCTCCCGTCGCTTCCCCCGCCGTCGCGCTCTCGTCACCCCTGTTCGCTTCGGTCGCCGGCGGTGAGCCGGCGTCGAGGACGTACACCGACTCTGTCGTGGCGACGACCCCGACCGGCGACACGAAGCCGTCGGTCAGCCAGCGGGTCTGGAACAGGTGCCGCGAGATGGCCTGAACCCGGCCGCTGGCGTCGGCGACGTAGAGGCTGTCGTCGGTTGCCGCGATTCCGACCGGTCCGTCCGCGGCAGCCACGTCACCGGTGTCACCACCTGAATCGGCCGACGTCCACACGCACGCGAGTCGCGCGGGCGACTCCCGGGGCGGGTCGTGCTGGTAGAGGTCGCCGTCGGCCGTCAGGACGAACACCACGCCACAGCGGTCGACCGCGACGTCGACCGCGTCGAACGGCTGCGGTTCGGCGACCCGGGACGGCGAGACGTACGTCGGGACGGGGTCGGTCGCCACCGCGACCCCGCTCTCGCCGACCGCGACGTTGGTGCGGTACCACTCCGCCCAGCGCGCCGGCGTGTGCGTCCCGACGAACGCGAACGTCATCTCAGCTCTCCCTCCCACACTGGCCGGGGCGGTCCAGCACGACGACGGTGACGGATTCGGGGTACGGCAGCGCCGTTCCGTCTTCGAGGTCGCCCCCCTGGTCCGTCGTCACCGACACGTCGACCACCGTGTCGACGCCGTCGGTCGTCTCCAGTACCTGGTACAACTCCGAGAGGTACACCCCACGGCCGAACGGCCAGCCGTCGCCTTCGAAGCCCCGGAGCGGGTCGAGAAACGCCTCGACGGCCGACTCGGCTGCGACCTGTCGGTCCCGTCGGTCGTAGTCTGGGGCGATCCGAACCTCCGCGCCGACGTCGACGCCGACGTAGGTCGGGGCGACGGCCGTCACGTCGTCGGACAGCAGGGCGTGGCGCTGGAGGTGACAGTCGACTGCGTCGAGGAAGCCCTCGCTGGGTACTGGTCGGGTGTCGGGAGGGCTGAAGGGGACGACGACGACCCGGACGGTCCCATCGCCGTCGTCACCCCGAGACGTCGCCTCGTCCACTCCCGCGCCGGCGCTGTCGACGACGGCCGCGCGGCCGAACCGGAGGCCGGGGGTGTGCGTCGCCAGATATCGGTAGTCGTCGCGCGACACCGCGCGGTACGGCGTCGACCGGTCCGACTTGGCCCGGACCAGGGCCTCCTCGACCGACTCGGCGGCGGTGCCGCCCGTCGCTGGCTCGAGCGGGGTGACGTCGACGGACGAGAGCGCGTCGTCGGCGAACCGCCAGCGAGCCGTCGCCGGCAGGTTTCCGTCCGGCCCCCCGCCGTAGACGGACGACGTGGCGACGACTGCCTGGTCGGCCGCTGGAACCCGCCCCTGGACGCCATCGCCGAACCGGACCGCCCCGTCGGCCCTGTCGAGGACGTAGTGGCGGTCGTCCGGGCCGGAGCCGGCGAAGTCCGGCACCGCCACCCACTCGGTCCCGCCGACCGTGACCGTTGCCGACTGCACCGGATTGTGGGGGAAGAAGAAGGTCTGGTCGGGACGGGCCGTGGTCCGCTCGCCCTCCCGACGTTCGAGCGCCTCGCCGGAGACGGTCGCGCAGTGTTCGGCCTCGAGGACGTTCACGCGCACGGCGTCGAACTGCGGGGGAACCTCGTACCGGGGTGTCGGCGGTGACGACGGCGACGCCTCACACGCCGGCACCGGCGGTTCCGGCTCCGGTTCGCGTCGAGCCAGTCGACACCGGAGCCAGAACGACTCCCGCTCCAGCCCCAGAATCGACCCCGCTCGGGCGGTCCAGGTGGGTCCGTCGTCGGCAGCGACGTCGGCCTGGGCCAGCAACGACACCGTCCCGCCCTCGTAGAACGCCGACGTCCCGTCGCGACGCACGGTGAACTCGGCCCACCGGTCGTCGTCGTACCACTGCTCGTACGGCCGGTCGTCCGTTCCGTCGGGGTCCGTGTAGAACTCCCACGCTACCCGGTGCGACGGGACGAACTCGACGGGTTCGTCGCCGTGCGTCGCCGGTGCCGGCAGGTTCGCCTCGTGGAAGTCGACCGCCAAGTCGAGTCGGTCGGCGTCGGCGAACGGGTCTGTGTCGAAGCCGAGGTACAGCGCGTCGCCCGCCGTCGGGTCGTCGCCGAACGGGAGGTAGAACATCCCCTCGGTGTCGTTCGCGTCGGTGTTGTCGGTCCGACCGTCGCGGTGCTGTGAGACGACTGCGTCGATGTCGGCCCGCGTGAGGGTGACCCCTGCCGTCGTCCGGAACGGCTCCTGCTCGCTCGGCCCCCGCGTCACGCCCGCACGTAGCGGCGTCCCCGCTTCGATTCGTTCTCCCGAGACGGTGGGTGGGGGGTCGAGTTCGAGTCGGACGGTCGCCGGTTGCGGCGGCGTCCGACGGATACCGACGAGTCGAAGATACTGTTCGACGTGTGCGTCGGTGATCCGGTCGAGCCGGTAGCTGTCCGTCTCGGCGACCCACGCGAGTAGTTCCAGGATGGTAATCCCCGGATCGTGGACGTTGTGGTCCGTCCACTCGTCGGAGTGGACCGGAATCCGCTTGCGGGCGTCCTCGACGAGCGCTTCGAACTCGCGGTCGTCGAGGTCAGGAAGCTCGAGTCCCATTCAGCTCCCCCCCGAGACGTCGTCGCGTCCGGTGTCGGCTCCGAGTGTGACCGTGACGTCGTGCGTGCCGCTGTGGACCAGGACGTCCGGTGAGACGCTCGGCGGCTCCTCGCCCTCCGTCGCCGTGGCCGTCGTTCCGTTCACGTCGTACTCGGCCGTGAGGCGCTCGACGTAGTCGACGCCGTCGACCCCTTCGAGGAGCGCGTACAGGTC
This is a stretch of genomic DNA from Salinigranum halophilum. It encodes these proteins:
- a CDS encoding phage tail protein, producing MTFAFVGTHTPARWAEWYRTNVAVGESGVAVATDPVPTYVSPSRVAEPQPFDAVDVAVDRCGVVFVLTADGDLYQHDPPRESPARLACVWTSADSGGDTGDVAAADGPVGIAATDDSLYVADASGRVQAISRHLFQTRWLTDGFVSPVGVVATTESVYVLDAGSPPATEANRGDESATAGEATGAGTGAASTTGRLVELAGGGETRTVVRGLLEPVDAAADTAGNVSVLCRTADGPAVFLFPPPILTGTTTPDEPSVPPGEFRTRATGDAVVPSCLESIDAGELVVGVGSDAPGEPTLFRYRAHDGAFERLPSFTTTSVALQTGRPGPSGGPPALYVVDGARRLHRLDAASQSRRNGDTGRYDATLVGRFDAGECETEWHRVTMDVDPGDSRTQVRLQYAATDDEWQPAAGAAPTATLETADGIGATAADHLRDAGVSTLGELADAEPGALAAALTASGRPTSLATAATLAERARDALRVDVDTSRLDWRALGHASPEDALLDDAEGRYLWVRLELVGNEFSSPQVRRFRAYFPRQSYLRHLPDVFRKDEQSAAFLERYLSLFESTFVDIEEEIGRTSRYIDPTGVPAAHLPWLGEWLATEADATWPTAARRELVGHAPALYKKRGTAEGLLAMVRLYLANSSAPAGGSTHRRAGAVGRHQTAADAARFDVATSSSGPGAGSGASGSSVDAAPRVDAQVETGGATGGGSEQRDDGGRALGDPIAADRQGTTARKAVYLVEYSDLRCIDSPAVEALYSRLLSCPEGFLVLLRPGLDDERVRTVERIVDAQQPAHATGRTVHLRPWVRLAGGETDDDPPTRGYHTYLGVNSTLAERDFTVEEATLGQNTMLTEREATGQFDVKARLDRDARID
- a CDS encoding ester cyclase → MAATKPFEHKQMIERYLTAFNEQDVDALPEVVTEDVLVQGLIGADGDVNGIEEYEAWWRETLSGLPDARIEIDDYFESGDRAAARWTFTGTHERALFEIPATNRAFEITGFALFRIEDGKIAEKRYQQDDLGMLQQLGVIEES
- a CDS encoding pyridoxamine 5'-phosphate oxidase family protein translates to MADIRSVRMSDDERSEFLGCGGTGIISFDTLDEDPPYSRPVSYGYDTETRNFYFRFAVGPDDAGKADIVDEERMISFVTYDQTDSGWRSVIATGRLEEITKSALDPSVAEAMERITIPFVDVYDSHPLTLEFRFFRLTPDEVTGKQEAGTVD
- a CDS encoding putative baseplate assembly protein; this encodes MGLELPDLDDREFEALVEDARKRIPVHSDEWTDHNVHDPGITILELLAWVAETDSYRLDRITDAHVEQYLRLVGIRRTPPQPATVRLELDPPPTVSGERIEAGTPLRAGVTRGPSEQEPFRTTAGVTLTRADIDAVVSQHRDGRTDNTDANDTEGMFYLPFGDDPTAGDALYLGFDTDPFADADRLDLAVDFHEANLPAPATHGDEPVEFVPSHRVAWEFYTDPDGTDDRPYEQWYDDDRWAEFTVRRDGTSAFYEGGTVSLLAQADVAADDGPTWTARAGSILGLERESFWLRCRLARREPEPEPPVPACEASPSSPPTPRYEVPPQFDAVRVNVLEAEHCATVSGEALERREGERTTARPDQTFFFPHNPVQSATVTVGGTEWVAVPDFAGSGPDDRHYVLDRADGAVRFGDGVQGRVPAADQAVVATSSVYGGGPDGNLPATARWRFADDALSSVDVTPLEPATGGTAAESVEEALVRAKSDRSTPYRAVSRDDYRYLATHTPGLRFGRAAVVDSAGAGVDEATSRGDDGDGTVRVVVVPFSPPDTRPVPSEGFLDAVDCHLQRHALLSDDVTAVAPTYVGVDVGAEVRIAPDYDRRDRQVAAESAVEAFLDPLRGFEGDGWPFGRGVYLSELYQVLETTDGVDTVVDVSVTTDQGGDLEDGTALPYPESVTVVVLDRPGQCGRES